One region of Bosea sp. 29B genomic DNA includes:
- a CDS encoding non-ribosomal peptide synthetase/type I polyketide synthase — translation MTDPLPERAVAIIGLAGRFPGAPTVGTLWQNLLDGVESITRFDPAALEDGFDAATRALPNFVAAKPVLDGIDQFDAPFFGMMPREAALTDPQQRLLLECAWEALEDAGYDPAAPGHCIGVFAGATSSTYLLQNLLHDRSAIADYTSGFQIGNLPLLVGSAADFTATRIGYKLGLTGPCVAVQSACSTSLLAVAQAVQNLLCHGCDMALAGGVSITFPQRRGYLAQEGGIVSTDGHCRPFDAGANGTIFGSGAGLVVLKRLEDAVADRDQIYAVIRGVGVNNDGAGKVGFTAPSVDGQAAAIAMAHAAADVDARSIGYVECHGTGTPMGDPIEVAGLTAAFRLTTEDRGFCALGSVKSNVGHLDAAAGVTGLIKTALAVKNGMLPASLHVTQPNPALELPDSPFFIADHRQEWAGQDGPRRAGVSAFGFGGTNVHLVLEQAPATEPVAPARRNQLLTLSARSTAALGRVRDRLAEHVEAHPEQNLADIAFTLQAGRRSFPHRLAVVADNHAEAAAALRKQNTERATAVTGVGDLVFMFPGQGSQYPQMARELYAGEPVFRRTVDLCCELLKPELGLDLRSLLYPSNGGDPERLSATLLAQPAIFTVEYALAQLLMSWGLQPSAMIGHSVGEFAAACIASVFSLEDALSLVARRGRMMQELPGGAMLAVRLPDAEIAALAQGNVSMAAINAPGMGVLAGPFEAIEALEAELAQRGATHRRLQTSHAFHSGMIDPLVAPFTEAVAAIRLNAPELPYISGVTGDWVSAEQTTDPSYWARHAREPVRFADGIATLVRSLSPILLEVGPGAALASFALQGAGAGRAAISCLPDAQGDAEAMLAAALGRLWTAGIVPDWSAYQAAGKPKRVSLPTYPFERSRHWVEAPAASASQTMAAPAAAPVQTPPTQPEQEPAMATSADTDIPLGRSELGGRVAAIFENLSGRPFGADETGASFLELGFDSLLLTQAAQGLQTAFGVQIRFRQLLDDLPSVDDVTRHIAELCPQEMAKPAVAVQAAAPATPLSAAPAVVATAPAIMAERPAASGLDALMREQLDVMSRLMERQLQTLSGQAAAPAIAAVAPALQPSTAPQPQAATLLQPAPASPAASGTAGSTARFKPLIRTGNEALTETQRAHIARLTKLYVGKTATSKRLADQHRPVLADPRTVSGFAADWKEMVYPIVSARAKGARIWDVDGNAYVDLVNGYGQTAFGHAPDFVVEAVQAQLTDGFAIGPQSPLAHEASTLFCELTGHARVAFCNTGSEAVMAAMRVARTVTGRDRIVAFSGAYHGQFDEVLVRGVGEQHRSVPAAPGIPADAVGRMTILDYGTDESLAWLREHAHELAAVLVEPVQSRRPGYLPVAFLKELRAITEKAGTALVLDEVVTGFRVHPAGVQALLGIKPDLATYGKVVGGGLPVGLLAGTPRFMDALDGGAWRFGDDSVPEVGVTFFAGTFVRHPLALAATVAVLRHIKENGPALTEALTQRMQGLVEALRRAFARVGWDVPIESYGSVAYFEPGRDHRLGSLLHYHLRARGIFIQEHYPCFLTTQHGDAEIAAIVAAFEDSLALMRRDGMLPGTAAESLPPDMPAPTSEIELPLTEAQTEIWLSDQTGPEASAAFNESISLTLDGDVDALRLAETVRQVACRHAILNARFSPDGEMMQVSSSGTLPVAISDLRGETDPQAALQARIQAYASRPYDLVQGPVAEAEIIRLGEQKHVLILSAHHIVCDGWSTNILLDEIATAYRSGIDALPAAMPFTDYASQTRQDPRTEEAAAYWTKMFAELPAPLELPTDRPRQAPRSFNGGTRTSFIEAELYRKVKAAGAKRRRTLFATLFASFQALLLRLSGQRDLVIGVPAAGQSQLDGPSPVGHCVNFLPIRSGIDPAEPFSAHLDKVGRLVLDAYDHQSFTLGALLKRLRVPPVSGRLPLVEVQFNLERLAGNLDFGAGVKAGVEPNPKAFSTFDLYFNIGESDDGLRIDCCYGADLFDAATIDRWLGHYRTLLAAFVANSDMVISAMPLIEGDERQRLVSEINDTQVALQGDDGTIQAFERQVQQQPEAIAVSCGEQQLSYAALNAWADRIAAELTARVDAPESRIGLLIERSPALIAGMLGALKAGFPYVPLDPVMPKARIQRILRDSEAVALLTAGPLDPAIVEPDESVMLIDVDRTTANLAGIRTAAIGPDQLAYVIYTSGSTGAPKGVEVSHGGLSNLLFAMAREPGFASSDTMLAVTTVTFDIAALELLLPLIQGGRVAIATADEAKDGAELLARLQQSGANVLQATPMTWRLLLEAGFRSRPGLRMLCGGEALSLDLARKLLEGGGELWNMYGPTETTIWSSVARIQPEDEVVTIGLPIANTQFYIVDGNNEPVGVGIPGELLIAGTGLARGYANNPKLTARSFIANPVDPGTSARAYRTGDRAKYLPDGRIVHLGRLDHQVKLRGFRIEPGEIEAVLARKAGIVSAVILREDVPGEPRLVCYYVTSADSPPPAELRAALAQDLPDYMVPTAWVGLPALPLNQSGKLDRAALPAPDAQSTAPRAEKTADAAAPRTPVEDTLIRIWSEVLRREDIDVHDDLFDLGADSLSIFQITSRARREGLKVAARDFFRNRTIAAVAAALPDEPAAEATAPAATFWKRPWRRPRDGAQQPNEPSAVSQRERG, via the coding sequence ATGACTGATCCCCTCCCCGAGCGCGCCGTCGCGATCATCGGCCTGGCCGGCCGCTTCCCCGGCGCACCGACCGTCGGCACGCTCTGGCAGAACCTGCTGGACGGTGTGGAGTCGATCACGAGGTTCGATCCCGCCGCGCTCGAGGATGGCTTCGACGCGGCAACACGCGCGCTCCCGAACTTCGTTGCGGCGAAGCCCGTGCTCGACGGCATCGACCAGTTCGATGCACCCTTCTTCGGCATGATGCCGCGCGAGGCCGCGCTCACCGATCCGCAGCAGCGCCTGCTGCTGGAATGCGCCTGGGAAGCGCTCGAGGATGCCGGCTACGACCCCGCGGCGCCCGGCCACTGCATCGGCGTCTTCGCCGGCGCCACCTCCAGCACCTATCTGCTGCAGAACCTGCTGCACGACCGCTCGGCGATCGCCGACTACACCTCAGGCTTCCAGATCGGCAACCTGCCGCTGCTGGTCGGTTCGGCCGCGGATTTCACCGCGACGCGGATCGGTTACAAGCTCGGCCTCACCGGCCCCTGCGTTGCCGTCCAGTCTGCCTGTTCGACCTCGCTCTTGGCGGTCGCCCAGGCCGTGCAGAACCTGCTCTGCCATGGCTGCGACATGGCCCTGGCGGGCGGCGTCTCGATCACCTTCCCGCAGCGACGCGGCTATCTCGCCCAGGAGGGCGGCATCGTCTCGACGGACGGCCATTGCCGCCCCTTCGACGCCGGCGCCAACGGAACGATCTTCGGCAGCGGCGCCGGCCTCGTCGTCCTGAAGCGGCTGGAGGATGCGGTTGCGGATCGCGACCAGATCTACGCCGTCATTCGCGGTGTCGGCGTCAACAATGACGGCGCAGGCAAGGTCGGCTTCACCGCGCCGAGCGTCGACGGCCAGGCCGCGGCAATCGCCATGGCGCATGCCGCCGCCGATGTCGATGCGCGCTCGATCGGCTATGTCGAGTGCCACGGCACCGGCACGCCGATGGGCGACCCGATCGAGGTCGCCGGCCTCACCGCCGCCTTCCGGCTGACGACCGAGGACCGCGGCTTCTGCGCGCTCGGCTCGGTCAAATCCAATGTCGGCCATCTCGACGCCGCGGCCGGCGTCACCGGGCTGATCAAGACCGCGCTCGCGGTGAAGAACGGGATGCTGCCGGCGAGCCTGCACGTCACGCAGCCGAACCCGGCGCTGGAGTTGCCCGACAGCCCGTTCTTTATCGCCGACCACCGCCAGGAATGGGCCGGTCAGGACGGGCCGCGCCGCGCCGGCGTCAGCGCCTTCGGGTTCGGCGGCACCAATGTGCATCTCGTGCTGGAGCAAGCACCTGCAACTGAGCCCGTGGCGCCGGCCCGCCGTAACCAGCTCCTGACGCTCTCGGCCCGCAGCACAGCGGCGCTCGGCAGGGTGCGGGACAGGCTGGCGGAGCATGTCGAAGCGCACCCCGAGCAGAACCTCGCCGACATCGCCTTCACTTTGCAGGCGGGACGGCGTTCCTTCCCGCACCGCCTCGCCGTGGTCGCCGACAATCACGCCGAAGCTGCCGCGGCCCTGCGCAAGCAGAACACCGAGCGCGCCACGGCCGTGACCGGCGTCGGCGATCTCGTCTTCATGTTTCCCGGACAGGGCTCGCAATATCCGCAGATGGCGCGGGAGCTCTATGCCGGCGAGCCGGTCTTCCGCCGGACGGTCGACCTGTGCTGCGAATTGCTCAAGCCCGAGCTCGGGCTCGACTTGCGCAGCCTGCTCTATCCGAGCAATGGCGGCGATCCGGAGCGGCTCTCGGCGACGCTGCTCGCCCAGCCGGCGATCTTCACGGTCGAATACGCCCTGGCGCAGCTTTTGATGAGCTGGGGCCTGCAGCCCTCCGCCATGATCGGCCACAGCGTCGGCGAGTTCGCCGCCGCCTGCATCGCCAGCGTCTTCTCGCTGGAGGATGCGCTCTCGCTCGTTGCCAGGCGCGGCCGGATGATGCAGGAGCTGCCCGGCGGTGCGATGCTGGCCGTGCGCCTGCCCGACGCCGAGATTGCGGCGCTGGCGCAGGGCAATGTCAGCATGGCGGCGATCAACGCGCCCGGCATGGGCGTGCTCGCCGGGCCGTTCGAGGCAATCGAGGCGCTGGAAGCGGAGCTCGCGCAGCGCGGGGCGACGCATCGCCGCCTGCAGACCTCGCATGCCTTCCACTCCGGCATGATCGACCCGCTGGTCGCGCCCTTCACCGAGGCGGTCGCGGCCATTCGCCTCAATGCGCCGGAGCTGCCGTACATCTCCGGCGTGACCGGCGACTGGGTCAGCGCCGAACAGACCACCGACCCCTCCTATTGGGCGCGGCATGCGCGCGAGCCCGTGCGCTTTGCCGATGGCATCGCGACGCTCGTGCGCAGCCTCTCGCCCATCCTGCTCGAAGTGGGACCCGGCGCCGCACTGGCCAGTTTCGCATTGCAAGGTGCTGGTGCGGGCCGGGCCGCCATCTCCTGCCTGCCCGATGCGCAAGGCGATGCCGAAGCCATGCTCGCCGCCGCGCTCGGCCGCCTCTGGACCGCCGGGATCGTGCCCGACTGGTCGGCCTATCAGGCTGCCGGCAAGCCGAAGCGCGTCTCGCTGCCGACCTATCCGTTCGAGCGCAGCCGGCACTGGGTCGAAGCGCCGGCCGCCTCGGCCTCCCAGACAATGGCCGCGCCCGCGGCTGCGCCCGTTCAAACACCTCCCACTCAACCCGAGCAGGAACCGGCCATGGCTACCTCCGCGGACACCGACATCCCCCTGGGCCGTTCGGAGCTCGGCGGCCGGGTCGCAGCGATCTTCGAGAACCTTTCCGGGCGGCCCTTCGGCGCGGACGAGACGGGCGCGAGCTTCCTCGAGCTCGGCTTCGACTCACTCCTGCTGACGCAGGCCGCACAGGGCCTGCAGACGGCCTTCGGCGTCCAGATTCGCTTCCGCCAGTTGCTCGACGATCTGCCGAGCGTCGACGACGTCACGCGCCATATCGCCGAGCTTTGCCCGCAGGAAATGGCGAAGCCGGCTGTTGCAGTGCAAGCCGCTGCACCGGCCACACCTCTCTCTGCTGCTCCTGCCGTCGTGGCGACGGCTCCCGCCATCATGGCTGAGCGGCCGGCCGCCTCGGGCCTAGACGCGCTGATGCGCGAGCAGCTCGACGTGATGTCGCGCCTGATGGAGCGCCAACTCCAGACCTTGAGCGGCCAAGCGGCAGCGCCGGCCATCGCAGCCGTAGCGCCCGCCTTGCAGCCCTCCACCGCCCCGCAGCCGCAGGCGGCCACGCTGCTTCAGCCAGCCCCGGCTTCCCCGGCCGCGAGCGGCACGGCCGGTTCGACGGCACGCTTCAAGCCGTTGATCCGCACGGGCAACGAAGCGCTCACCGAGACGCAACGCGCCCATATCGCCCGACTGACGAAGCTTTATGTCGGCAAGACCGCGACCTCGAAGCGGCTCGCCGACCAGCACCGCCCGGTCCTGGCCGATCCTCGCACCGTCTCCGGCTTCGCCGCCGACTGGAAGGAAATGGTCTACCCGATCGTCTCCGCACGGGCGAAGGGCGCCAGAATCTGGGATGTCGACGGCAACGCCTATGTCGATCTCGTCAACGGCTACGGCCAGACCGCATTCGGCCATGCGCCCGATTTCGTCGTCGAGGCGGTTCAGGCACAGCTGACCGACGGCTTCGCCATCGGGCCGCAATCGCCGCTCGCGCATGAAGCCTCGACGCTGTTCTGCGAACTGACCGGCCATGCCCGCGTCGCCTTCTGCAATACCGGCTCCGAAGCGGTGATGGCGGCGATGCGGGTCGCCCGCACTGTCACCGGTCGTGACAGGATCGTTGCATTCTCAGGTGCTTATCACGGCCAGTTCGACGAAGTCCTGGTCCGCGGCGTCGGCGAGCAGCACCGTTCGGTGCCGGCAGCTCCCGGCATTCCGGCGGACGCCGTCGGGCGCATGACCATCCTGGACTACGGCACAGATGAGAGCCTCGCCTGGCTGCGCGAGCATGCGCATGAGCTCGCTGCGGTGCTGGTCGAGCCGGTGCAGAGCCGGCGGCCGGGCTATCTCCCCGTCGCCTTCCTCAAGGAATTGCGCGCCATTACCGAGAAGGCTGGTACCGCGCTGGTGCTCGATGAGGTCGTCACCGGCTTCCGCGTCCATCCGGCCGGCGTGCAGGCCCTGCTCGGCATCAAGCCGGACCTTGCGACCTATGGCAAAGTCGTCGGCGGTGGCCTGCCGGTCGGCCTGCTGGCCGGCACGCCGCGTTTCATGGACGCGCTCGATGGCGGCGCCTGGCGCTTCGGCGACGACAGCGTCCCCGAGGTCGGCGTCACCTTCTTCGCCGGGACTTTCGTCAGGCATCCACTGGCGCTGGCGGCGACGGTCGCCGTGCTCCGGCATATCAAGGAGAACGGGCCGGCGCTGACCGAGGCGCTGACGCAGCGCATGCAGGGCCTCGTCGAGGCGCTGCGGCGCGCCTTCGCGAGGGTCGGCTGGGACGTGCCGATCGAGAGCTATGGCAGCGTCGCCTATTTCGAGCCGGGCCGTGATCACCGCCTCGGCAGCCTGCTGCACTATCATCTGCGTGCCCGCGGCATCTTCATCCAGGAACACTATCCCTGCTTCCTGACGACCCAGCACGGCGACGCCGAGATCGCGGCGATCGTCGCCGCCTTCGAGGACAGCCTTGCTTTGATGCGCCGGGACGGAATGCTGCCCGGAACGGCCGCCGAAAGCCTGCCGCCGGACATGCCCGCCCCGACATCGGAGATCGAGCTTCCGCTGACCGAGGCCCAGACCGAGATCTGGCTGTCGGACCAGACCGGTCCCGAGGCCAGCGCCGCTTTCAACGAATCCATCAGCCTGACGCTCGACGGTGACGTCGATGCACTGCGCCTCGCCGAAACGGTCAGGCAGGTCGCGTGCCGGCACGCGATCCTCAATGCGCGCTTCTCGCCCGATGGCGAGATGATGCAGGTTTCGTCCTCGGGGACGTTGCCGGTCGCGATCAGCGACCTGCGCGGCGAGACCGACCCGCAGGCCGCGCTGCAGGCCAGGATCCAAGCTTATGCCAGCCGCCCATACGATCTCGTGCAAGGGCCGGTGGCCGAAGCCGAGATCATCCGGCTCGGCGAGCAGAAGCATGTGCTGATCCTGTCGGCGCATCACATCGTCTGCGACGGCTGGTCGACCAACATCCTGCTCGACGAGATCGCAACGGCTTATCGCTCCGGCATCGACGCGCTGCCGGCAGCAATGCCCTTCACGGACTACGCCTCGCAAACGCGGCAGGATCCGCGCACGGAAGAGGCTGCGGCCTACTGGACCAAGATGTTCGCGGAGCTTCCCGCCCCGCTCGAACTGCCAACCGACCGGCCACGGCAGGCGCCGCGCAGCTTCAATGGCGGCACACGCACCAGCTTCATCGAGGCCGAGCTCTATCGCAAGGTGAAGGCAGCGGGCGCTAAGCGCCGGCGGACGCTCTTCGCCACGCTCTTCGCCAGCTTCCAGGCGCTGCTGCTGCGGCTCTCCGGCCAGCGAGACCTCGTCATCGGCGTACCCGCCGCCGGGCAATCGCAGCTCGACGGCCCCTCGCCCGTCGGCCATTGCGTCAACTTCTTGCCGATCCGCAGCGGCATCGATCCGGCCGAGCCGTTCTCGGCCCATCTCGACAAGGTCGGACGCCTCGTCCTCGACGCCTATGACCATCAGAGCTTCACGCTCGGCGCCCTGCTGAAGCGACTGCGCGTCCCGCCGGTGTCCGGGCGGCTGCCGCTGGTCGAGGTGCAGTTCAATCTCGAGCGGCTGGCGGGCAATCTCGATTTCGGTGCCGGTGTCAAAGCCGGTGTAGAGCCGAACCCCAAGGCCTTCTCCACCTTCGATCTCTATTTCAACATCGGCGAATCCGACGACGGCTTGCGCATCGACTGTTGCTATGGCGCCGATCTCTTCGACGCGGCGACGATCGACCGCTGGCTCGGCCACTACCGGACGCTGCTCGCGGCCTTCGTCGCCAATTCCGACATGGTCATCTCGGCGATGCCGCTGATCGAGGGCGACGAGCGCCAGCGCCTCGTCTCCGAGATCAACGACACGCAGGTCGCGCTGCAGGGCGACGACGGCACGATCCAGGCCTTCGAACGCCAGGTCCAGCAGCAGCCCGAGGCTATCGCCGTCTCCTGCGGCGAGCAGCAGCTCTCCTATGCCGCCCTGAATGCCTGGGCCGACCGGATCGCGGCCGAGCTGACGGCGCGCGTCGACGCTCCCGAAAGCCGCATCGGCTTGTTAATCGAACGCTCGCCGGCGCTGATCGCCGGCATGCTCGGCGCGCTCAAGGCCGGCTTCCCCTATGTGCCGCTCGATCCCGTCATGCCGAAGGCGCGCATCCAGCGGATCCTGCGGGATTCAGAGGCCGTCGCACTTTTGACCGCGGGTCCGCTCGACCCGGCGATCGTCGAGCCAGATGAGAGCGTCATGCTGATCGATGTCGACCGGACCACGGCGAACCTCGCCGGGATCAGAACGGCGGCGATCGGGCCCGATCAGCTCGCCTATGTGATCTACACCTCCGGCTCGACCGGGGCGCCGAAGGGCGTCGAGGTCAGCCATGGCGGGCTGTCGAACCTGCTCTTCGCGATGGCGCGCGAGCCCGGCTTCGCCAGCTCGGACACGATGCTCGCCGTCACGACGGTGACCTTCGACATCGCCGCGCTCGAACTGCTGCTGCCGCTGATCCAGGGCGGCCGGGTCGCGATCGCGACCGCTGACGAAGCCAAGGACGGCGCCGAGCTACTGGCACGGCTGCAGCAGAGCGGCGCCAACGTGCTGCAGGCGACGCCGATGACCTGGCGCCTGCTGCTTGAAGCCGGTTTCCGCTCACGGCCGGGCCTGCGCATGCTCTGCGGCGGCGAAGCGCTGTCGCTCGACCTCGCCCGCAAGCTGCTCGAAGGCGGCGGCGAGCTCTGGAACATGTACGGGCCGACCGAGACGACGATCTGGTCCTCGGTCGCCCGCATCCAGCCGGAGGACGAGGTCGTCACGATCGGCCTGCCGATCGCCAACACGCAGTTCTACATCGTCGACGGCAACAACGAGCCTGTCGGCGTCGGCATCCCCGGAGAGCTGCTGATCGCCGGTACGGGCCTGGCGCGCGGCTACGCCAACAATCCCAAACTCACCGCCAGGAGCTTCATCGCCAACCCGGTCGATCCCGGCACCAGCGCCCGGGCCTACCGCACTGGCGACCGTGCCAAATATCTCCCCGACGGCCGTATCGTGCATCTCGGGCGGCTCGACCATCAGGTGAAGCTGCGCGGCTTCCGCATCGAGCCTGGCGAGATCGAGGCCGTCCTCGCCCGCAAGGCCGGCATCGTCTCGGCCGTGATCCTGCGCGAGGACGTGCCGGGCGAGCCGCGCCTGGTCTGCTACTACGTCACCAGCGCGGACAGCCCGCCGCCGGCCGAATTGCGGGCGGCGCTGGCGCAGGACCTGCCGGACTACATGGTCCCGACCGCCTGGGTCGGCCTGCCGGCCTTGCCTCTGAATCAGAGCGGCAAGCTCGATCGCGCCGCGCTGCCGGCGCCGGATGCCCAGAGCACAGCGCCCAGGGCCGAAAAGACGGCCGACGCAGCTGCGCCGCGGACCCCTGTCGAGGACACGCTGATCCGCATCTGGAGCGAGGTGCTGCGGCGCGAGGACATCGACGTCCACGACGACCTCTTCGACCTCGGCGCCGATTCCCTCAGCATCTTCCAGATCACCAGCCGTGCCCGCCGCGAAGGCCTCAAGGTCGCGGCCCGGGATTTCTTCCGGAACCGGACGATCGCCGCCGTCGCAGCCGCGCTTCCCGATGAGCCCGCCGCCGAAGCCACCGCGCCTGCCGCGACGTTCTGGAAGCGGCCATGGCGACGCCCGCGCGACGGTGCGCAGCAGCCGAACGAGCCAAGCGCCGTCTCGCAGCGCGAGAGAGGGTGA
- a CDS encoding condensation domain-containing protein, with amino-acid sequence MANQFTREPEPQLREPEHIVMTARCSSAQQRYWEIDARDPGTPALNIAVKWRIRGHLDASLAQDAFQAILDRHESLRTAIRLEDGRPVQAIAEQVPFKLPEIDLSGLPEADRAREADRIAQSEACTRFDLGEAPLLRATLLRKSRAEAVILVVAHHIVSDGWSMGLIAKDFVAAYQALGRGREPVLSELPLQYSDFAEGSQDSMEGGALAREEAYWQRKLAELPTVEVPGDRPRPATRSTNGASLSRLLPRRLTANLADLARKEGTTFFSVAYAVLLTLLRQRTGACDLVLSTQMANRDDVELEAIVGPFVNTLVLRTKVSDEQSFLDLCQAARDTFEDAVDHHQWPFDRLTGLLPSHRDTGRPPISVNFIVQRAFIGELANDSFQLSGIPSPLPGALYDLNFILVEREEGWRLTCEYHLDLYDEATASELVAQFESLAETLAANPAAHLPRPAPTSLPIASPLWLPATPALPPVIDVTGLRRTWLQKGGTQPTLFALNHTAHNLRLYRPLAQELGPDQPFAALQLLDPLVNGAAPSSIEQLAAAYCEAIIATEPDGRYRLAGFCRSGVITVEVAKQLVASGRQVDLVMLIDCWAPGYFLRQPYGARLWFRLKRAGRFARRFWQGGPRSFVTRMSFWLQSTAAVRQAKRLIFWRPAEEAADEADFWRTTDELEALVQRYALPNYDGRVLVFRSGAIPAGWPPDATLGWAGHLVPGTPCVSVDGEGHEGAFSEAGSRTMAEHIIEITGRSRG; translated from the coding sequence ATGGCAAACCAGTTCACCCGCGAGCCGGAGCCGCAATTGCGCGAGCCAGAGCACATCGTGATGACGGCCAGGTGCTCATCTGCGCAGCAGCGCTATTGGGAGATCGACGCCAGGGATCCCGGCACGCCAGCGCTCAACATCGCCGTGAAATGGCGGATTCGCGGTCATCTGGACGCATCCCTGGCGCAGGATGCGTTCCAGGCGATCCTCGATCGCCATGAATCCCTGCGGACCGCGATCCGGCTGGAGGATGGCCGGCCCGTCCAGGCGATTGCCGAGCAGGTTCCTTTCAAGCTGCCGGAGATCGATCTCTCCGGCCTGCCGGAGGCGGACAGGGCCCGGGAGGCTGATCGCATTGCTCAGAGCGAAGCCTGCACGCGCTTCGATCTCGGCGAAGCACCGCTGCTGCGGGCGACGCTGCTGCGCAAGAGCCGCGCCGAGGCGGTGATCCTGGTCGTCGCCCACCACATCGTCAGCGACGGCTGGTCGATGGGTCTCATCGCCAAGGATTTCGTCGCAGCCTATCAGGCGCTCGGCCGTGGCCGCGAGCCGGTCCTCTCCGAGCTTCCCCTGCAATATTCCGATTTCGCCGAAGGCAGCCAGGACAGCATGGAAGGCGGCGCGCTTGCACGCGAGGAAGCCTATTGGCAGCGCAAGCTCGCCGAGCTGCCCACCGTCGAGGTGCCGGGCGATCGTCCACGGCCGGCGACGCGGAGCACAAACGGCGCCTCGCTGTCGCGGCTGCTTCCCCGCCGCCTGACCGCGAACCTCGCCGATCTGGCACGCAAGGAAGGTACGACCTTCTTTTCAGTCGCTTACGCCGTTCTCCTGACCTTGCTCCGGCAACGCACCGGCGCCTGCGACCTCGTGCTGAGCACGCAGATGGCGAACCGGGACGATGTCGAGCTGGAGGCGATCGTCGGCCCGTTCGTCAACACGCTCGTGCTGCGGACAAAGGTTTCCGACGAGCAGAGCTTTCTCGATCTCTGTCAGGCCGCGCGCGACACCTTCGAGGACGCGGTCGATCATCACCAATGGCCGTTCGACAGGCTCACGGGACTGCTGCCAAGCCATCGCGACACCGGCCGGCCGCCGATCTCAGTCAACTTCATCGTCCAGCGCGCCTTCATCGGCGAGCTCGCCAATGACAGCTTCCAGCTGTCGGGGATTCCATCGCCTTTGCCGGGCGCGCTCTACGACCTGAACTTCATCCTGGTCGAGCGCGAGGAAGGCTGGCGCCTGACCTGCGAGTATCATCTCGACCTCTATGACGAGGCGACCGCAAGCGAGCTGGTGGCGCAGTTCGAGAGCCTGGCGGAGACGCTCGCCGCCAATCCGGCCGCACATCTGCCGCGCCCGGCACCGACCTCCCTGCCGATCGCATCGCCGCTCTGGCTGCCGGCGACGCCGGCATTGCCGCCGGTGATCGACGTGACGGGCCTGCGCCGGACGTGGCTGCAAAAAGGCGGCACGCAGCCGACCTTGTTCGCGCTCAACCACACCGCCCATAATCTGCGCCTGTATCGGCCGCTGGCGCAGGAACTCGGCCCCGACCAGCCTTTCGCCGCGCTGCAATTGCTAGACCCGCTAGTGAACGGCGCAGCGCCGAGCTCGATCGAACAACTCGCCGCGGCCTATTGCGAGGCGATCATCGCGACGGAGCCGGACGGCCGATATCGGCTCGCAGGCTTCTGCCGCTCCGGCGTGATCACCGTGGAGGTCGCAAAGCAGCTGGTAGCGAGCGGCAGGCAGGTCGATCTGGTGATGCTGATCGACTGCTGGGCGCCCGGCTACTTCCTGCGGCAGCCCTATGGCGCGCGCCTGTGGTTCCGCTTGAAGCGCGCGGGCCGCTTCGCCCGGCGCTTCTGGCAGGGCGGGCCACGCAGCTTCGTGACGCGGATGTCGTTCTGGCTGCAATCGACCGCCGCCGTCAGGCAGGCGAAGCGCCTGATCTTCTGGCGCCCGGCCGAGGAAGCCGCCGACGAGGCCGATTTCTGGCGGACGACCGACGAGCTCGAGGCGCTGGTCCAGCGCTATGCGTTGCCGAACTATGACGGGCGTGTCCTGGTCTTCCGGAGCGGCGCAATCCCGGCCGGCTGGCCGCCGGATGCGACGCTGGGCTGGGCCGGCCATCTCGTGCCGGGCACACCCTGCGTCTCGGTCGACGGCGAAGGCCATGAAGGCGCCTTCTCCGAAGCCGGATCGCGGACCATGGCCGAACACATCATCGAGATCACAGGGCGGAGCCGGGGCTGA